A window of Castor canadensis chromosome 10, mCasCan1.hap1v2, whole genome shotgun sequence contains these coding sequences:
- the C1qtnf9 gene encoding complement C1q and tumor necrosis factor-related protein 9A has protein sequence MKVWWLLLAMGVCVGRVNSQDTCQQGHPGIPGSPGHNGLPGRDGRDGAKGDKGDTGEPGHPGEPGKDGMSGEKGERGADGKVEAKGAKGDPGSRGSPGKHGPKGSTGATGEQGLRGEPGPQGHKGSKGDMGPRGPEGQTGHAGPLGPSGLPGPIGPIGKPGPKGEAGPMGPQGEPGARGIRGWKGDRGEKGKIGETPALPKSAFTVGLTVLSKFPPPDAPIRFDKILYNEFNHYNITTGKFTCHIAGVYYFTYHVTVFSRNVQVSLVKNGVKILHTKDGYMSSEDQASGGIVLELKLGDEVWMQVTGGERFNGLFADQDDDTTFTGFLLFSSS, from the exons ATGAAGGTCTGGTGGCTCCTGCTTGCCATGGGAGTTTGTGTGGGACGCGTGAACTCCCAGGACACATGCCAGCAAGGGCACCCTGGCATCCCTGGGAGTCCCGGTCACAATGGTCTGCCTGGAAGAGATGGACGGGATGGAGCAAAGGGTGACAAAGGCGACACAG GAGAACCAGGACATCCTGGGGAACCAGGGAAGGATGGAATGagtggagaaaaaggagaacGAG GAGCAGATGGAAAAGTCGAAGCGAAAGGCGCCAAAGGTGATCCAGGCTCCCGAGGATCCCCAGGGAAGCATGGGCCAAAGGGATCTACTGGTGCCACGGGAGAGCAAGGGCTCAGAGGAGAACCTGGCCCTCAAGGGCACAAGGGGAGCAAGGGGGACATGGGTCCCCGTGGTCCAGAAGGTCAAACAGGCCATGCTGGACCTCTGGGCCCCAGCGGCTTACCTGGCCCTATTGGCCCCATTGGCAAGCCAGGTCCCAAGGGAGAAGCTGGACCCATGGGGCCCCAGGGTGAGCCAGGAGCCCGAGGAATACGAGGCTGGAAAGGGGATCgaggagaaaaagggaaaattggTGAGACTCCTGCCTTGCCAAAAAGTGCTTTCACAGTGGGGCTCACGGTGCTGAGCAAGTTCCCCCCACCGGATGCGCCCATTCGATTTGATAAGATCCTGTACAACGAATTCAACCATTACAACATAACCACAGGGAAATTCACTTGCCACATTGCCGGGGTCTATTACTTCACCTACCACGTCACTGTTTTCTCCAGGAACGTGCAGGTATCTTTGGTCAAAAATGGGGTGAAAATCCTGCACACCAAGGATGGTTACATGAGTTCTGAGGACCAGGCCTCCGGGGGTATTGTCCTGGAGCTGAAGCTTGGGGATGAGGTGTGGATGCAGGTGACGGGAGGGGAGAGGTTCAATGGCTTGTTTGCGGATCAGGATGACGACACCACGTTCACAGGCTTCCTCTTGTTCAGCAGCTCCTGA